The following proteins are co-located in the Echinicola sp. 20G genome:
- a CDS encoding DUF4919 domain-containing protein has product MKKIGLLCILSLMAHFAYSQYWEFEKPDYEQIRTHINDDHSDFHFPKLMTRFLKADSTMSLEEKRHLYYGFVFHEDYSPYGIPKYKDSLETVLQKTEHNHTDLKKIIQYGDSILAENPFDLTVMNYQLYAYENLGDSSNFQAKIIQMETVFDALLSSGDGASKKTAFYVIDTSHEYDLIDVLGFKFEGPQSLTEHFDYLKVANNDIGLEGMYFDISPCLNSLSKSYSKK; this is encoded by the coding sequence ATGAAGAAGATTGGCCTACTTTGTATATTAAGCCTTATGGCTCATTTTGCCTATTCCCAATATTGGGAGTTTGAAAAGCCGGACTATGAGCAAATCAGAACGCACATCAATGATGATCATTCTGATTTCCATTTTCCAAAGTTAATGACAAGATTTTTGAAGGCTGATAGCACTATGAGCCTTGAAGAAAAAAGGCATTTGTACTATGGGTTTGTATTCCACGAAGACTATTCACCCTATGGCATCCCCAAATACAAAGATAGCTTGGAAACTGTACTTCAGAAGACCGAACACAATCATACAGATCTGAAGAAAATCATCCAATATGGAGATTCTATTTTGGCAGAAAACCCTTTTGACCTGACGGTAATGAATTACCAGCTTTATGCATACGAAAATTTAGGAGATTCTTCGAATTTTCAAGCCAAAATAATTCAGATGGAAACGGTTTTTGATGCACTGTTAAGCTCTGGAGATGGAGCTTCGAAAAAGACCGCTTTCTATGTGATCGATACATCCCATGAGTATGATTTAATAGATGTCCTTGGTTTTAAATTTGAAGGACCTCAAAGTTTAACCGAGCATTTTGATTACTTGAAAGTAGCCAATAATGACATTGGACTGGAAGGTATGTATTTTGACATCAGCCCTTGCCTAAATTCACTTTCAAAAAGTTACAGCAAAAAATGA
- a CDS encoding arylsulfatase, whose translation MAKKSLIFIFVVKIIVLFLVGFNNLPEKEKHPNIILIYADDLGKGLLSHEGQKYISTPHIDQLAKEGIRFTNATGSMLCAPARAALISGLHDCHEEAFEVSRGQLYKNISTGKYTHEEIENMINQGLSPIPSDQTFLGQIAQKAGYKTAQFGKLEWGFSASHHQMKRHGWDHYLGYLDHNRAHGFYPPFLFEDGQMIQIPGNTRLDCGKSIEMETPAAYQERWDMTGKETYSQNLFMENVLAFIRSNRENPFFLYFPTQLPHGPVAIPKVHPEIAKIDELTQIEKEYASMVKLLDDNVGQIMAELEKQGIAENTMVIFTSDNGHEIYYTQQDRVLKPYTNMETGERFDNLDHKYYSELAGDIFDGNDGRAGMKRSNLQGGLEVPLIVNWPGKIKPGSSSDLLVTNYDFLPTLAAIVGFEEKFTTDGVSFLPTLLGKDQQKKHKYIVHSSFEGPTLITKEGWKIRYFIQKDTFELFYLPDDYKETQDLSEQYPDKLAHLKSELLLACDGDFKNGWYRSGDEINVEKSSNL comes from the coding sequence ATGGCTAAAAAATCTCTTATTTTCATTTTTGTAGTTAAAATCATAGTATTATTCCTTGTTGGATTCAATAATTTACCGGAAAAGGAAAAACATCCTAATATAATCCTCATTTACGCCGATGATTTGGGGAAAGGATTATTGAGCCATGAAGGTCAGAAGTATATCAGCACTCCCCATATAGATCAATTAGCCAAAGAGGGAATAAGATTTACCAATGCCACCGGAAGTATGTTATGTGCTCCGGCTAGGGCAGCCTTGATATCAGGACTGCATGACTGTCACGAGGAGGCTTTTGAAGTGAGCAGAGGACAGCTTTACAAAAACATCAGTACGGGAAAATACACACACGAGGAAATTGAAAACATGATCAATCAGGGATTGAGCCCTATTCCATCAGATCAAACTTTCCTTGGCCAGATTGCTCAAAAAGCAGGTTATAAAACTGCTCAGTTCGGGAAACTGGAATGGGGTTTCTCGGCCTCACATCATCAAATGAAAAGACATGGTTGGGATCATTACCTAGGATACCTTGACCATAATAGGGCCCATGGATTTTACCCTCCTTTTCTTTTTGAAGATGGCCAAATGATACAAATACCTGGCAACACAAGACTGGATTGTGGCAAAAGTATAGAGATGGAAACACCTGCTGCCTATCAAGAAAGATGGGACATGACAGGGAAGGAAACGTATTCCCAAAATCTTTTCATGGAGAATGTTTTAGCGTTTATCAGATCAAATAGGGAGAATCCTTTCTTCTTGTACTTTCCAACACAATTGCCACATGGTCCAGTGGCTATTCCCAAAGTACATCCAGAGATTGCCAAAATAGATGAGCTCACCCAAATCGAAAAAGAGTATGCCTCAATGGTCAAACTTTTGGATGACAATGTAGGCCAGATCATGGCTGAACTGGAGAAACAGGGGATTGCGGAAAACACCATGGTTATTTTTACTTCAGATAATGGCCACGAAATCTATTATACACAACAGGATAGAGTCCTCAAACCCTACACAAATATGGAAACGGGTGAACGCTTTGACAACCTTGATCATAAATATTACAGTGAGCTGGCAGGTGATATATTTGACGGAAATGATGGTAGGGCTGGAATGAAAAGAAGTAACTTGCAAGGAGGATTGGAAGTGCCTTTGATCGTAAACTGGCCCGGAAAAATAAAGCCTGGAAGCAGTTCAGATCTTTTAGTCACCAACTACGATTTTCTTCCTACATTAGCCGCAATAGTCGGTTTTGAAGAAAAATTCACTACAGATGGAGTTTCCTTTTTACCCACTCTTTTAGGAAAAGATCAGCAGAAAAAACACAAGTATATAGTTCATTCTTCCTTTGAGGGACCTACCCTTATCACAAAGGAGGGATGGAAAATAAGGTATTTTATACAAAAAGATACCTTTGAACTGTTTTACCTTCCTGATGATTACAAAGAAACTCAGGACTTGTCTGAACAGTATCCGGATAAACTTGCTCATTTGAAATCCGAACTACTCTTGGCTTGTGATGGAGACTTTAAAAATGGTTGGTATAGATCAGGTGATGAGATTAATGTGGAAAAGAGTTCTAACTTATAA
- a CDS encoding YfiT family bacillithiol transferase → MTTEELEKLKYPIGPFYEPKNIDDQLIQTWIEAISSFPIRMKDLTEKLGSEELNWKYRPEGWSIKQVVHHCGDSHLNSIIRFKLALTEDTPSIKPYHEAKWAELEDSLEDDITYSLKLLEGLHHRWVKLLKSLSKEQLKRTFYHPQQRREINLAETIGIYAWHCNHHLAHVRQALDAKGDYNI, encoded by the coding sequence ATGACCACAGAAGAATTAGAAAAACTCAAGTATCCCATCGGGCCATTTTATGAGCCCAAAAACATCGATGATCAACTAATCCAAACATGGATCGAAGCTATAAGTAGCTTTCCGATTAGAATGAAAGACCTCACCGAAAAATTAGGTTCAGAAGAGCTCAATTGGAAATATAGACCAGAAGGCTGGTCCATCAAGCAAGTTGTACATCATTGCGGCGACAGCCATCTTAATAGTATTATTCGATTCAAACTAGCCCTCACTGAGGACACTCCATCCATCAAACCTTACCACGAGGCAAAGTGGGCCGAGCTTGAAGATTCATTAGAAGATGATATTACTTATTCTTTGAAATTGCTGGAGGGGCTTCATCATAGATGGGTAAAATTGCTCAAAAGTTTGTCCAAAGAACAGTTGAAAAGGACTTTCTATCATCCGCAGCAGCGTCGGGAAATCAATCTTGCAGAGACGATTGGTATCTATGCATGGCATTGCAATCACCACTTGGCTCATGTACGTCAAGCATTGGATGCTAAAGGAGATTATAACATTTAA
- a CDS encoding SRPBCC domain-containing protein — protein sequence MANQKFDWSKFTIKTPIKSDVKAIYEAWTIPSKIESWFLRSAVFHNPLGQQRKPDETIKVGDHYQWLWHGYPDEVMEKGEILEINGTDFLKFRFGKVGVVSVKIKADEGKSIIELTQEDIPHFDATEENFHVGCKTGWTFYLANLNSILQGGVDLRNKGDNEAYMD from the coding sequence ATGGCCAATCAAAAATTCGACTGGAGCAAATTTACCATAAAAACCCCGATCAAATCGGATGTGAAGGCCATCTATGAGGCATGGACCATTCCATCCAAAATTGAAAGTTGGTTTTTAAGATCAGCTGTATTTCACAATCCACTTGGACAACAAAGAAAACCTGATGAGACCATAAAAGTAGGTGATCATTACCAGTGGCTTTGGCATGGCTATCCTGATGAAGTCATGGAGAAAGGAGAGATATTGGAAATAAATGGAACAGATTTTCTGAAATTCAGATTTGGTAAGGTTGGTGTCGTGAGTGTAAAAATCAAAGCAGATGAAGGTAAGTCCATTATTGAGCTAACCCAAGAGGATATCCCACACTTTGATGCCACTGAAGAGAACTTCCATGTTGGTTGTAAAACAGGTTGGACATTCTATCTGGCCAATCTCAATTCTATCTTGCAGGGTGGAGTAGACCTTAGAAATAAAGGAGATAACGAAGCCTATATGGATTGA
- a CDS encoding DNA alkylation repair protein, whose product MQAYIRTLEDEFKRHANGVIARGQKAYMKDHFEFLGLKTPLRRNIQKPFLEKSTLPKKEDIPELVEILWNKPEREFQLFAQELVGKYIKKVEKADIDLFEYMVIHKSWWDTVDFIAVKLLGKYFSVFPEQTQFYVDKWLDSGNIWLQRCALIFQLNYKNNLDTKLLSHSIHSLLGSKEFFINKAIGWILRQYSKTDPAWVQQFVDNTALANLSKKEALRLIKAT is encoded by the coding sequence ATGCAAGCCTATATTAGAACTTTAGAAGACGAATTTAAGCGCCATGCCAATGGGGTAATTGCCCGTGGACAAAAAGCTTATATGAAAGATCATTTTGAATTTTTAGGATTAAAGACCCCGTTAAGACGAAATATTCAAAAGCCATTTCTAGAGAAATCAACCCTCCCCAAAAAAGAAGACATTCCAGAACTGGTTGAAATCCTTTGGAACAAACCAGAAAGAGAGTTTCAACTTTTTGCGCAAGAGCTTGTCGGAAAATACATCAAAAAGGTAGAAAAAGCAGATATTGACCTCTTTGAGTACATGGTTATCCACAAATCATGGTGGGACACGGTGGATTTTATCGCAGTGAAATTACTGGGCAAATACTTTTCTGTCTTCCCTGAACAGACCCAATTCTATGTGGATAAGTGGTTGGACTCAGGAAATATATGGCTTCAAAGGTGCGCATTGATTTTCCAGCTCAATTATAAAAACAACCTGGATACCAAACTGCTTTCGCACAGCATCCATTCCCTTCTTGGGTCGAAGGAGTTCTTTATCAACAAGGCCATTGGCTGGATTTTGAGACAGTATAGCAAAACCGACCCTGCATGGGTACAGCAATTTGTGGATAACACAGCATTGGCAAATTTGAGCAAAAAAGAAGCTCTCCGATTGATAAAAGCCACTTAG
- a CDS encoding histidinol-phosphatase produces the protein MRFCFLKLLLGLCFLLSCTPNTKEEAGSSKVWYKGNLHTHSYWSDGDDYPEMIMDWYKSHGYDFAVLSDHNTLAEGERWKLIPKSPTHEMAFEKYFKKYGDEWVEYREDSAGRIEVKLKTLEEYRQMFEEEGEFLIVQSEEISDSFDKKPLHMNVTNIQHVLQPQGGSSVSDVLQRNLDKVKAQRDSIGQPMFMHINHPNFIWAITPEDIMDLNGERFFEVYNGHPMVNNYGDSLRPSMEVLWDMVQVAYLKDEKPLIYGLAVDDAHNYHVFNGSNSNPGRGWVMVRADELSPDALVEAMERGDFYASTGVVLEDIVFKNGKLEVFIQKEEGVSYTVQFFGTKKSDPEKSGILLKEENGLQASYTLQADDLYVRAKIVSSKPKENPYQVGDVETAWTQPVME, from the coding sequence ATGCGCTTCTGTTTTTTAAAGTTATTACTTGGTCTTTGTTTTTTATTATCCTGTACTCCTAATACAAAAGAGGAAGCAGGAAGCAGCAAGGTTTGGTATAAAGGAAACCTTCATACGCACTCCTATTGGAGTGATGGAGATGATTATCCGGAAATGATTATGGACTGGTATAAGTCGCATGGCTATGATTTTGCGGTACTTTCCGATCATAATACGTTAGCAGAAGGAGAGAGATGGAAATTGATACCTAAGTCACCCACTCATGAAATGGCGTTTGAGAAGTACTTCAAAAAGTATGGAGATGAGTGGGTAGAATATCGTGAAGATAGTGCCGGAAGAATAGAAGTAAAGTTAAAAACCTTAGAAGAATACCGGCAGATGTTTGAAGAGGAGGGAGAGTTTCTGATTGTACAATCTGAAGAAATCAGCGATAGCTTCGACAAGAAGCCTTTACATATGAATGTCACCAATATCCAGCATGTCTTGCAGCCTCAAGGTGGCAGTTCCGTATCTGACGTGTTGCAGCGGAATTTAGATAAAGTGAAAGCGCAAAGAGATTCTATAGGCCAGCCCATGTTTATGCACATCAACCATCCTAACTTTATCTGGGCCATCACTCCAGAGGATATTATGGATTTAAATGGAGAGAGGTTTTTTGAGGTGTATAATGGACACCCTATGGTGAATAATTATGGTGATTCATTGCGACCAAGTATGGAGGTGCTTTGGGATATGGTACAAGTAGCTTATTTGAAAGATGAAAAGCCTTTGATTTATGGCTTGGCAGTGGATGATGCGCATAATTATCATGTTTTCAATGGAAGCAACAGTAACCCAGGTAGGGGCTGGGTAATGGTCCGGGCCGATGAACTAAGCCCAGATGCTTTGGTGGAGGCCATGGAGAGAGGTGATTTTTACGCCAGTACCGGAGTGGTATTGGAGGATATAGTTTTTAAAAATGGGAAATTGGAGGTTTTCATTCAGAAAGAAGAAGGGGTTTCCTATACCGTTCAGTTTTTTGGAACAAAAAAGTCGGATCCAGAGAAGTCCGGTATATTGCTGAAAGAGGAAAATGGTTTGCAAGCCAGTTATACTTTACAAGCTGATGACTTGTATGTAAGGGCTAAAATAGTTTCTTCTAAACCTAAAGAAAACCCCTATCAAGTTGGAGATGTGGAAACAGCTTGGACACAACCTGTCATGGAATAA
- a CDS encoding copper resistance protein NlpE N-terminal domain-containing protein, producing MKNLLYLCLFGLIVLASCASEKKEVPTGTYYGVLPCADCPGISYELTLEKDASYIEKMIYQDRSSEVSEHKGNFVMGADGMITLSDKPTSEGMRQFKVNEEGILMLDKSGNVIEGSTAALYQLRSKKPENFNMKLKEKSFVGFKASGNEPFWSVEMDFHKNITFKPMEGEPITVPVTKPVRPQDVNAVAYRAETEKGSLQVTIFKAPCQDTMSGKEFGHRVTVRVKVGDEQEYKEYSGCGDYQGDYRLNDIWALESINGEVFMKEGKSPNLEFNLMENRFYGFGGCNRINGNITVENQKVTFGKVVSTQMACPNLEKEGVFLKKLNDQTYDFIISEGRLTLSNEEDELVFKKID from the coding sequence ATGAAGAATTTACTTTATTTGTGCCTGTTTGGATTAATTGTTTTGGCCAGTTGTGCCTCAGAAAAGAAAGAAGTACCGACAGGAACTTACTATGGTGTTTTGCCTTGTGCTGATTGTCCTGGAATCAGTTATGAACTGACCTTGGAAAAAGACGCTAGTTATATTGAGAAAATGATTTATCAGGATAGGAGTTCGGAAGTAAGTGAGCATAAAGGAAACTTTGTGATGGGTGCAGATGGTATGATTACGCTCTCAGATAAGCCCACATCGGAAGGCATGAGACAGTTTAAAGTTAATGAGGAAGGTATTTTGATGTTGGATAAATCCGGAAATGTCATAGAAGGTAGTACAGCAGCACTTTATCAACTGCGCTCCAAAAAACCTGAGAATTTTAACATGAAGCTAAAGGAAAAGTCATTTGTTGGGTTCAAAGCAAGTGGGAATGAACCTTTTTGGTCAGTGGAAATGGACTTTCACAAAAATATAACTTTTAAGCCTATGGAGGGTGAACCAATAACCGTTCCTGTTACCAAGCCAGTAAGGCCCCAGGATGTAAATGCGGTAGCATATAGAGCAGAGACCGAAAAGGGGAGTTTGCAGGTTACTATTTTTAAAGCACCCTGTCAAGATACGATGTCAGGAAAAGAATTTGGACATAGAGTGACTGTACGAGTGAAGGTGGGTGATGAACAGGAATATAAAGAATATTCAGGTTGTGGGGATTACCAAGGTGATTATAGGTTAAATGATATTTGGGCCTTGGAAAGCATAAACGGTGAGGTTTTTATGAAGGAAGGAAAGTCACCCAATTTAGAATTTAATTTGATGGAAAACCGGTTCTATGGTTTTGGAGGTTGTAATAGGATAAATGGAAACATCACAGTAGAGAATCAAAAGGTTACTTTCGGGAAAGTGGTTTCCACTCAAATGGCCTGTCCAAATTTGGAGAAGGAAGGTGTTTTTTTAAAAAAGCTGAACGATCAAACTTATGATTTTATAATCAGCGAAGGTCGTTTGACTTTAAGTAATGAAGAAGATGAATTAGTTTTCAAAAAGATTGACTAA
- a CDS encoding Crp/Fnr family transcriptional regulator: MHTLQQYIKTYFDLKANDLETLASLFISEKLSKGEYYLKTGSYDSKLSFIKTGHLRIFDYINAKDITQWISSPGDFVTDLQCLIFQGPARKNIQAISDCELFTITKTNYQRLPDIIPKWHEIEKIFIAKCFMTLEDRVFGFLSLSAEERFQHLFDYNRELFNQVPLHQIASMLGMSPETLSRIRKNLNS, translated from the coding sequence ATGCATACCCTTCAACAATACATTAAGACTTACTTTGATTTAAAAGCTAATGACTTAGAAACGCTTGCATCGTTGTTTATTAGTGAAAAACTTTCAAAAGGGGAATACTATCTTAAAACCGGAAGCTATGATTCAAAATTAAGTTTTATCAAAACAGGGCACCTCAGAATATTTGATTATATCAATGCCAAGGACATTACACAATGGATTTCATCACCTGGTGACTTTGTCACAGATTTACAGTGTTTGATATTTCAAGGTCCTGCCAGAAAGAATATCCAAGCCATTTCAGATTGTGAACTGTTCACCATCACCAAAACCAACTATCAGCGACTTCCGGATATCATTCCCAAATGGCATGAAATTGAGAAAATATTCATTGCAAAATGTTTTATGACATTGGAGGATCGTGTTTTTGGTTTTCTTTCCCTTTCCGCCGAGGAGCGGTTTCAACACCTTTTCGATTACAATAGAGAACTTTTTAACCAAGTCCCTCTCCATCAAATTGCTTCTATGTTAGGAATGAGTCCAGAAACCCTGAGCAGAATTCGCAAAAACTTGAATTCTTGA
- a CDS encoding SRPBCC domain-containing protein — translation MKIETHIHIQSTPEKVWNVLMDFETYPQWNPFIKSVKGKIQLGQRITVDLQGMTFKPKIIKYHKNRSFSWLGQLVFKGIFDGQHSFDIVENKNGGTDFIHSEKFSGLLVPLLRSKLLNETLPAFELMNKKLKERVEAMSI, via the coding sequence ATGAAAATAGAAACACACATTCACATCCAATCCACACCTGAAAAAGTATGGAATGTTTTAATGGACTTTGAAACTTATCCACAATGGAACCCTTTTATTAAAAGCGTAAAGGGCAAGATTCAATTAGGTCAAAGAATTACAGTGGACCTTCAAGGAATGACTTTCAAACCCAAAATTATAAAGTACCATAAAAACCGCTCTTTCTCTTGGCTGGGTCAGCTTGTCTTCAAAGGGATTTTTGATGGACAGCACAGCTTCGATATAGTAGAAAATAAAAATGGAGGTACAGACTTTATCCACAGTGAAAAGTTCTCCGGACTGTTGGTGCCACTCCTGAGAAGTAAACTTCTTAACGAAACTTTGCCTGCTTTTGAACTGATGAATAAAAAGCTAAAAGAAAGGGTAGAAGCTATGTCAATTTGA
- a CDS encoding YdeI/OmpD-associated family protein has product MQEKKPLVDKTFLLSKFPGKGGWTYTIIPEIKPAKHTHFGWVTVRGSIDGYPLEHYKLMPFGNGQLFLPVKAAIRKKIKKEAGDQVRVILHLDETPLKIPNELLECFDYESKVALDNFHRLPESEQRAYIDWIYAAKKEETKANRIAKMMEKLLQ; this is encoded by the coding sequence ATGCAAGAAAAAAAGCCTCTAGTTGATAAAACATTCCTATTAAGCAAATTCCCTGGTAAAGGCGGCTGGACCTACACCATTATCCCTGAGATAAAACCAGCAAAACACACTCACTTTGGCTGGGTGACTGTCAGGGGCAGTATTGATGGTTATCCTTTGGAGCACTATAAATTAATGCCCTTTGGAAATGGCCAGCTTTTTCTTCCTGTAAAAGCTGCTATACGAAAAAAGATTAAAAAAGAGGCCGGTGATCAGGTTAGGGTCATTCTCCATTTGGATGAAACTCCCCTTAAAATCCCTAATGAACTTCTAGAGTGCTTTGATTACGAGTCCAAAGTGGCCCTTGATAACTTTCATAGACTTCCAGAATCAGAGCAAAGAGCTTACATAGATTGGATTTATGCTGCAAAAAAAGAAGAAACCAAAGCAAACAGGATTGCAAAAATGATGGAAAAACTTCTGCAATAG
- a CDS encoding sulfatase, with the protein MNSFFRRIVLILFIVTISFLEAYSQSRPNIVWITSEDNSKHYLSLFDSNGISTPNIERLAATGLVFDHAFSNAPVCSVARSTLISGCYAPRVGVQFHRKLQKVPLPNGLKMFPTYLREAGYYTTNNAKEDYNFIKNDGVWDESSNKASYKNRKEGQPFFHVFNIAITHEGSLHFDENIMDKTPLDELPEPGRLQPNHPQTELFKYTRARYLSKIQDMDKKVGEVINELEKDGLLENTFIFYFGDHGGVMPGSKGYLYETGLHVPLVIHIPEKYADLVSYPQGSRVTDFVSFVDFAPTVLKLAGLELPEHMDGKPFLNKKSTPTRQQTFGYADRFDEKYDLVRSLRSGKYKYIRNYQPFNFDGLMNNYRYQQKAYEEWWDLYRGGKLDKTQASFFKSRPAEMLFDVKQDPFETNNLAQDPAYRKILLSLRQDLREWETSMPDLSFYPEFYLINSAFNDPVEFGKSHKKVIQQYIKIADWSLEDYDEVKNSISKTLDSSDPWERYWALIVASSFGQEAKEMQVTIKSIALNDPEKINRVRAAEFLGLLKLENPAPIMLQALYNSSDGNEALLILNSIALMQDGSGKYAFDIDTNKIHDEVKSNEEVKRRLLYLVDQN; encoded by the coding sequence ATGAATTCATTTTTCCGAAGAATCGTTTTAATCCTATTCATTGTCACAATATCCTTTTTGGAGGCCTATAGCCAATCGAGGCCCAACATTGTGTGGATAACTTCTGAAGACAATTCCAAACATTACCTTTCTCTATTTGATTCAAATGGGATATCCACACCCAATATAGAGCGATTAGCAGCTACGGGCCTGGTCTTTGACCATGCCTTTTCTAATGCCCCCGTTTGTAGTGTTGCAAGGTCTACACTAATTTCTGGCTGCTACGCCCCGCGCGTTGGTGTTCAATTTCATCGAAAGCTTCAAAAAGTCCCCTTACCTAATGGACTCAAAATGTTTCCAACCTACTTAAGAGAAGCAGGATATTACACGACCAATAATGCAAAAGAGGATTACAACTTCATCAAAAATGATGGTGTCTGGGATGAATCTTCCAATAAGGCTTCTTACAAAAACCGAAAAGAAGGACAACCGTTTTTCCATGTTTTTAACATTGCCATTACCCATGAAGGGAGTCTCCACTTTGATGAAAACATAATGGATAAAACACCACTCGACGAACTACCAGAACCTGGCAGATTGCAGCCAAACCATCCTCAAACCGAACTTTTTAAATACACTCGGGCTCGTTATCTATCCAAAATTCAGGATATGGACAAAAAAGTAGGGGAAGTAATCAATGAATTGGAAAAAGATGGACTCCTTGAAAATACATTTATTTTCTATTTCGGGGATCATGGTGGTGTGATGCCAGGTAGTAAAGGCTACTTATATGAAACAGGACTTCATGTTCCATTAGTTATCCACATTCCTGAAAAATATGCTGACCTGGTAAGTTATCCACAAGGTAGCAGGGTAACTGACTTTGTGAGTTTCGTAGATTTTGCCCCTACAGTTCTAAAATTGGCAGGATTAGAACTTCCTGAACATATGGATGGTAAACCTTTCCTAAATAAAAAATCTACCCCTACAAGACAACAAACTTTTGGTTACGCAGACCGCTTTGATGAAAAGTATGATTTGGTACGCTCCCTAAGAAGTGGTAAATACAAATACATTAGAAATTATCAACCCTTCAACTTCGATGGATTGATGAATAATTACCGCTATCAACAAAAAGCTTATGAAGAATGGTGGGATTTATATCGCGGTGGAAAACTAGATAAAACCCAAGCTAGTTTCTTTAAATCGAGACCGGCCGAGATGCTTTTTGATGTGAAACAAGACCCATTCGAAACCAACAACCTAGCGCAAGATCCAGCTTACAGAAAAATTCTACTTTCCTTGCGTCAAGATCTTAGGGAATGGGAAACATCCATGCCTGACTTATCTTTCTATCCGGAATTTTATCTGATCAATTCAGCTTTTAACGATCCCGTTGAGTTTGGAAAGTCTCATAAAAAGGTAATACAACAATATATAAAAATTGCAGATTGGAGTTTGGAGGATTATGATGAAGTAAAAAATTCCATTTCAAAAACACTTGATTCTTCTGACCCTTGGGAAAGATATTGGGCCTTAATCGTGGCGAGCAGCTTCGGTCAAGAAGCGAAAGAGATGCAGGTTACGATAAAAAGTATCGCGCTAAACGATCCAGAAAAAATCAACCGAGTGAGAGCCGCGGAATTCCTCGGCCTGCTAAAACTAGAAAATCCAGCTCCAATAATGCTCCAAGCACTGTACAATTCGTCAGACGGAAATGAAGCTTTACTGATTCTTAATTCAATCGCACTCATGCAAGATGGATCTGGTAAGTATGCTTTTGATATCGACACCAATAAAATCCATGATGAAGTTAAAAGTAACGAAGAAGTAAAAAGAAGACTATTATATTTAGTGGATCAAAACTAA
- a CDS encoding LysR family transcriptional regulator, with the protein MLDFRLQVFHTVAKRLNFTKAAEELYITQPAVTKHIRNIEAHYQVKLFHRQGSKISLTPAGKALYEGAEKILGIYRNLEFEMNNFAQSHRGELRIGASSTVAQYILPPILASFREKFQDIQLTLTTGNTEQIEKLLKKQQIDLGIIEGFSKSTFFKYTEFIKDELVLIARVSHPLKHKESLSKEELLDVPLLLREPGSGTLEVISHSLKGQGISLSQLKKEMQLGSTESIKRYLVNSNAMAFLSIFTVLKELQQNEFIIIDVDNLHIERHFFFIQAHGEKENLSSLFMKFALHHNLK; encoded by the coding sequence ATGCTGGACTTTAGATTACAGGTATTTCACACGGTGGCCAAAAGGCTAAATTTCACCAAAGCCGCAGAAGAACTGTACATCACGCAGCCTGCTGTTACGAAACATATTCGGAACATTGAAGCGCACTACCAGGTCAAGCTCTTCCACCGACAGGGAAGCAAAATTTCACTAACCCCTGCAGGAAAAGCCCTATATGAAGGCGCTGAAAAAATCCTTGGTATCTACAGGAACCTAGAATTCGAAATGAATAATTTTGCCCAATCCCATCGAGGAGAGTTGAGGATTGGTGCAAGTAGTACAGTGGCTCAATATATCTTGCCTCCAATCTTGGCTTCTTTCAGGGAAAAGTTTCAGGACATTCAATTAACCCTTACAACTGGAAACACAGAACAAATTGAAAAACTGCTAAAAAAGCAGCAAATTGATCTAGGGATTATTGAAGGATTTTCCAAAAGTACATTCTTTAAGTATACCGAATTCATCAAAGACGAACTTGTCCTAATTGCAAGAGTTAGCCATCCCTTAAAACATAAAGAAAGTCTGAGCAAAGAAGAATTGCTGGATGTTCCATTACTCCTGAGAGAACCTGGCTCGGGCACCTTGGAAGTTATCTCCCACAGTTTAAAAGGGCAAGGAATCAGTCTTAGCCAACTTAAAAAAGAAATGCAACTGGGCAGCACAGAAAGCATAAAGCGCTATCTGGTCAATTCCAACGCTATGGCCTTTCTTTCCATTTTCACTGTTCTGAAAGAACTTCAACAAAACGAATTCATTATTATAGATGTGGATAACCTCCATATTGAACGTCATTTTTTCTTTATTCAAGCTCATGGAGAAAAGGAAAACCTCTCTTCCTTGTTTATGAAATTTGCCCTTCATCATAACTTGAAGTAA